A genomic window from Salvelinus namaycush isolate Seneca chromosome 5, SaNama_1.0, whole genome shotgun sequence includes:
- the LOC120047066 gene encoding protocadherin beta-16-like: MEFEGFIQPKCVRWRLCGLRWQVLIFLLYLSHIVSGQIRYSIPEEMKKGSLIGNVAQDLGLDLKRLRAGRARIVTGESIQYTELKTDKGILVVSERIDREQLCGDITPCSFSFEIILENPIELHPVKIMIQDQNDNAPQVLYPVQTSSSLVAEMVPRSADVGYLVTKVVAVDVDSGQNAWLSYKLQKSTDRALFEVGLQNGEIRTIRQVNEKDAVKQRLTVVVEDNGQPSRSATVNVNVAVADSFPEVLSEFTNFTHDKEYNDNLTFYLVLALAVVSFLFITCLVVILSVKIYRWRQSRILYHSNLPVIPYYPPRYADTLGTGTLQHVYNYEVCRTTDSRKSDCQFDRPCSQNVLIIDPSSTGTMQRMQNEKNILDEPDSPLEVS; the protein is encoded by the exons ATGGAATTTGAAGGATTCATTCAACCTAAATGCGTAAGATGGCGTTTGTGTGGACTACGGTGGCAGGTACTCATTTTTCTCCTTTATCTCAGTCATATTGTCAGTGGTCAAATCCGGTATTCCATTCCGGAGGAGATGAAGAAAGGCTCTCTTATCGGTAACGTAGCTCAAGACCTGGGGTTAGATTTGAAACGGCTCCGAGCGGGCCGGGCCCGTATCGTGACCGGAGAAAGCATTCAGTACACAGAGCTGAAGACGGACAAAGGGATTCTAGTCGTGAGTGAGAGAATAGACCGAGAGCAGCTTTGTGGCGACATCACGCCGTGTAGCTTCAGCTTTGAAATTATTCTGGAAAATCCAATCGAATTACATC CTGTGAAAATAATGATCCAAGACCAAAACGACAACGCGCCTCAGGTTCTGTACCCAGTCCAGACTAGCAGCTCTCTGGTGGCTGAAATGGTACCTCGTTCAGCAGATGTGGGCTATCTTGTCACTAAAGTGGTGGCTGTTGATGTGGACTCTGGACAGAATGCTTGGCTCTCGTATAAACTGCAGAAATCAACAGACAGGGCGCTGTTTGAAGTGGGCTTACAGAATGGAGAAATAAGAACTATACGCCAAGTCAATGAAAAAGATGCTGTGAAACAAAGGCTCACTGTTGTAGTGGAGGACAACGGGCAGCCCTCTCGTTCAGCTACAGTCAATGTTAACGTGGCAGTAGCGGACAGCTTCCCTGAAGTGCTCTCGGAATTCACTAACTTTACGCACGACAAGGAATACAATGACAACCTGACTTTTTACTTAGTCTTGGCTTTGGCTGTAGTCTCATTTCTGTTCATTACATGTTTAGTGGTTATTCTATCAGTGAAAATATACAGATGGAGACAGTCTCGCATTCTCTATCATTCCAATCTTCCGGTTATTCCGTATTATCCACCGCGTTACGCAGACACTTTGGGGACAGGAACTCTTCAGCACGTGTACAATTACGAGGTGTGCAGGACGACTGACTCCAGAAAGAGTGACTGTCAGTTCGACAGACCCTGTAGTCAGAACGTACTGATAATAGACCCCAGTTCTACAGGGACGATGCAGCGGATGCAGAACGAAAAGAACATCCTGGATGAACCAGACTCCCCGCTAGAGGTGAGTTGA
- the LOC120047068 gene encoding protocadherin gamma-A8-like, giving the protein MSSRGLLRSQAAGQIRYSIPEEMKKGSLIGNVAQDLGLDLKRLRAGRARIVTGESIQYTELKTDKGILVVSERIDREQLCGDVTPCSFSFEMILENPMELHRVTIFIQDQNDNAPQVLYPVQTSSSLVAEMVPRSADVGYLVTKVVAVDVDSGQNAWLSYKLQKATDRALFEVGLQNGEIRTIRQVNDKDVVKQRLIVVVEDNGQPSRSATVNVNVAVADSFPEVLSEFTDFTHDKEYNDNLTFYLVLALAVVSFLFITCLVVIISVKIYRWRQSRILYHSNLPVIPYYPPRYADTLGTGTLQHVYNYEVCRTTDSRKSDCQFARPCSQNVLILDPSSTGTMQRMQNEKNILDEPDSPLEVS; this is encoded by the exons ATGAGCAGCAGAGGTCTGCTCCGCTCTCAGGCAGC TGGACAAATCCGGTATTCTATTCCGGAGGAGATGAAGAAAGGCTCTCTTATCGGTAACGTAGCTCAAGACCTGGGGTTAGATTTGAAACGGCTCCGGGCGGGCCGGGCTCGTATCGTGACCGGAGAAAGCATTCAGTACACAGAGCTGAAGACGGACAAAGGGATTCTAGTCGTGAGTGAGAGAATAGACCGAGAGCAGCTTTGTGGTGACGTCACGCCGTGTAGTTTCAGCTTCGAAATGATTCTAGAGAATCCGATGGAGCTACACCGTGTAAC CATTTTTATCCAAGATCAGAACGACAACGCGCCTCAGGTTCTGTACCCAGTCCAGACTAGCAGCTCTCTGGTGGCTGAAATGGTGCCTCGTTCAGCAGATGTTGGCTATCTTGTGACTAAAGTGGTGGCTGTTGATGTGGACTCTGGACAGAATGCCTGGCTCTCGTACAAACTGCAGAAAGCGACAGACAGGGCGCTGTTTGAAGTGGGATTACAGAATGGAGAAATAAGAACTATACGACAAGTCAATGATAAAGATGTTGTGAAACAAAGGCTTATTGTCGTAGTGGAGGACAACGGGCAGCCCTCTCGTTCAGCTACAGTCAATGTTAACGTAGCGGTGGCGGACAGCTTCCCTGAAGTGCTCTCGGAGTTCACTGACTTTACGCACGACAAGGAATACAATGACAATCTGACTTTTTACTTAGTCCTGGCTTTGGCTGTCGTCTCATTTCTGTTCATCACATGTTTAGTTGTTATTATATCAGTGAAAATATACAGATGGAGACAGTCTCGCATCCTCTATCATTCCAACCTCCCGGTTATTCCGTATTATCCACCGCGTTACGCAGACACTTTGGGGACAGGAACTCTACAGCACGTGTACAATTACGAGGTGTGCAGGACGACTGACTCCAGAAAGAGTGACTGTCAGTTCGCCAGACCCTGTAGTCAGAACGTACTGATATTGGACCCCAGTTCTACAGGGACGATGCAGCGGATGCAGAACGAAAAGAACATCCTGGATGAACCAGACTCCCCACTAGAGGTGAGTTAA
- the LOC120047823 gene encoding protocadherin gamma-A10-like, whose protein sequence is MASEGFLQPKCVRWRSCCGLRWQVLIFLLYLSHIVSGQIRYSIPEEMKKGSLIGNVAQDLGLDLKRLRAGRARIVTGESIQYTELKTDKGILVVSERIDREQLCTDVTPCSFSFEIILENPMELHLVTVEILDDQNDNGPQVLYPVQTSSSLVAEMVPRSADVGYLVTKVVAVDVDSGQNAWLSYKLQKTTDRALFEVGLQNGEIRTIRQVNDKDAVKQRLTVVVEDNGQPSRSATVNVNVAVADSFPEVLSEFTDFTHKEYNDNLTFYLVLALAVVSFLFITCLVVIISVKIYRWRQSRILYHSNLPVIPYYPPRYADTLGTGTLQHVYNYEVCRTTDSRKSDCQFARPCSQNVLIMDPSSTGTMQRMQSEQNILDDPDSPLEVCCI, encoded by the exons ATGGCATCTGAAGGATTCCTTCAACCTAAATGCGTAAGATGGCGTTCATGTTGTGGACTGCGGTGGCAAGTACTTATTTTTCTCCTGTATCTCAGTCATATTGTCAGTGGACAAATCCGGTATTCTATTCCGGAGGAGATGAAGAAAGGCTCTCTTATCGGTAACGTAGCTCAAGACCTGGGGTTAGATTTGAAACGGCTCCGAGCGGGCCGGGCTCGTATCGTGACCGGAGAAAGCATTCAGTACACAGAGCTGAAGACAGACAAAGGGATTCTAGTCGTGAGTGAGAGAATAGACCGAGAGCAGCTTTGTACTGACGTCACGCCTTGTAGCTTCAGCTTCGAAATCATTCTAGAGAATCCGATGGAACTGCACTTAGTCACTGTAGAAATATTAGAT GACCAGAATGACAACGGGCCTCAGGTTCTGTACCCAGTCCAGACTAGCAGCTCTCTGGTGGCTGAAATGGTGCCTCGTTCAGCAGATGTGGGCTATCTTGTGACTAAAGTGGTGGCTGTTGATGTGGATTCTGGACAGAATGCCTGGCTCTCATATAAACTGCAGAAAACGACAGACAGGGCCCTGTTTGAAGTGGGCTTACAGAATGGAGAAATAAGAACTATACGCCAAGTCAATGATAAAGATGCTGTGAAACAAAGGCTCACTGTTGTAGTGGAGGACAACGGGCAGCCGTCTCGTTCAGCTACAGTCAATGTTAACGTGGCGGTGGCGGACAGCTTCCCTGAAGTGCTCTCGGAGTTCACTGACTTTACGCACAAGGAGTACAATGACAACCTGACTTTTTACTTAGTCTTGGCTTTGGCTGTGGTCTCATTTCTGTTCATCACGTGTTTAGTGGTTATTATATCAGTGAAAATATACAGATGGAGACAGTCTCGCATCCTCTATCATTCCAACCTCCCGGTTATTCCGTATTATCCACCGCGTTACGCAGACACTTTGGGGACAGGAACTCTACAGCACGTGTACAATTACGAGGTGTGCAGGACGACTGACTCCAGAAAGAGTGACTGTCAGTTCGCCAGACCCTGTAGTCAGAACGTACTGATAATGGACCCCAGTTCTACAGGGACGATGCAGCGGATGCAGAGTGAACAGAACATCTTGGATGACCCAGACTCGCCGTTAGAGGTCTGTTGTATTTGA
- the LOC120047064 gene encoding protocadherin gamma-A10-like produces the protein MEFEGFIQPKCVRWRLCGLRWQVLIFLLYLSHIVSGQIRYSIPEEMKKGSLIGNVAQDLGLDLKRLRAGRARIVTGESIQYTELKTDKGILVVSERIDREQLCGDVTPCSFSFEMILENPIELHRITIFIQDQNDNAPQVLYPVQTSSSLVAEMVPRSADVGYLVTKVVAVDLDSGQNAWLSYKLQKATDRALFEVGSQNGEIRTIRQVNDKDAVKQRLTVVVEDNGQPSRSATVNVNVAVTDSFPEVLSEFTDFTHDKEYNDNLTFYLVLALAVVSFLFITCLVVIISVKIYRWRQSRILYHSNLPVIPYYPPRYADTLGTGTLQHVYNYEVCRTTDSRKSDCQFARPCSQNVLIMDPSSTGTMQRMQNEKNILDEPDSPLEG, from the exons ATGGAATTTGAAGGATTCATTCAACCTAAATGCGTAAGATGGCGTTTGTGTGGACTACGGTGGCAGGTACTCATTTTTCTCCTTTATCTCAGTCATATTGTCAGTGGACAAATCCGGTATTCCATTCCGGAGGAGATGAAGAAAGGCTCTCTTATCGGTAACGTAGCTCAAGACCTGGGGTTAGATTTGAAACGGCTCCGGGCGGGCCGGGCCCGTATCGTGACCGGAGAAAGCATTCAGTACACAGAGCTGAAGACAGACAAAGGGATTCTAGTCGTGAGTGAGAGAATAGACCGAGAGCAGCTTTGTGGCGACGTCACACCGTGTAGCTTCAGCTTCGAAATGATTCTAGAAAATCCTATTGAGCTGCATCGTATTAC CATCTTCATCCAAGATCAGAACGACAACGCGCCTCAGGTTCTGTACCCAGTCCAGACTAGCAGCTCTCTGGTGGCTGAAATGGTGCCTCGTTCAGCAGATGTGGGTTATCTTGTCACTAAAGTGGTGGCTGTTGATTTGGACTCTGGACAGAATGCCTGGCTCTCGTACAAACTGCAGAAAGCAACAGATAGAGCGCTGTTTGAAGTGGGCTCACAGAATGGCGAAATAAGAACTATACGCCAAGTCAATGATAAAGATGCTGTGAAACAAAGGCTCACTGTTGTAGTGGAGGACAACGGGCAGCCGTCTCGTTCAGCTACAGTCAATGTTAACGTGGCGGTGACGGACAGCTTCCCTGAAGTGCTGTCGGAGTTCACTGACTTTACTCACGACAAGGAGTACAATGACAACCTGACTTTTTACTTAGTCTTGGCTTTGGCTGTAGTCTCCTTTTTGTTTATTACGTGTTTAGTGGTTATTATATCAGTGAAAATATACAGATGGAGACAGTCTCGCATCCTCTATCATTCCAACCTCCCGGTTATTCCGTATTATCCACCGCGATACGCAGACACTTTGGGGACAGGAACTCTACAGCACGTGTACAATTACGAGGTGTGCAGGACGACTGACTCCAGAAAGAGTGACTGTCAGTTCGCCAGACCCTGTAGTCAGAACGTACTCATAATGGACCCCAGTTCTACAGGGACGATGCAGCGGATGCAGAACGAAAAGAACATCCTGGATGAACCAGACTCCCCACTAGAG GGTTAA
- the LOC120047069 gene encoding protocadherin beta-16-like: MAHTVSSQIRYSIPEEMKKGSLIGNVAQDLGLDLKRLRAGRARIVTGESIQYTELKTDKGILVVSERIDREQLCGDVTPCSFSFEMILENPMELHLVTIFIQDQNDNAPQVLYPVQTSSSLVAEMVPRSADVGYLVTKVVAVDVDSGQNAWLSYKLQKATDRALFEVGLQNGEIRTIRQVNDKDAVKQRLTVVVEDNGQPSRSATVNVNVAVADSFPDVLSEFTDFTHDKEYNDNLTFYLVLALAVVSFLFITCLVVIISVKIYRWRQSRVLYQSNLPVIPYYPPRYADTLGTGTLQHVYNYEVCRTTDSRKSDCQFARPCSQNVLIMDPSSTGTMQRMQSENNILDEPDSPLEVS; the protein is encoded by the exons ATGGC TCATACTGTGAGTTCCCAAATCCGGTATTCCATTCCGGAGGAGATGAAGAAAGGCTCTCTTATCGGTAACGTAGCTCAAGACCTGGGATTAGATTTGAAACGGCTCCGAGCGGGCCGGGCCCGTATCGTGACCGGAGAAAGCATTCAGTACACAGAGCTGAAGACGGACAAAGGGATTCTAGTCGTGAGTGAGAGAATAGACCGAGAGCAGCTTTGTGGCGACGTCACACCGTGTAGCTTCAGCTTCGAAATGATTCTAGAGAATCCGATGGAACTACACCTAGTCAC CATCTTCATCCAAGATCAGAACGACAACGCGCCTCAGGTTCTGTACCCAGTCCAGACTAGCAGCTCTTTGGTGGCTGAAATGGTGCCTCGTTCAGCAGATGTGGGTTATCTTGTCACTAAAGTGGTGGCTGTTGATGTGGACTCCGGACAGAATGCCTGGCTTTCTTATAAACTGCAGAAAGCGACAGACAGAGCGCTGTTTGAAGTGGGCTTACAGAATGGAGAAATAAGAACTATACGCCAAGTCAATGATAAAGATGCTGTGAAACAAAGGCTCACTGTTGTAGTGGAGGACAACGGGCAGCCCTCTCGTTCAGCTACAGTCAATGTTAACGTGGCGGTGGCGGACAGCTTTCCCGACGTGCTCTCGGAGTTCACTGACTTTACGCACGACAAGGAGTACAATGACAACCTGACTTTTTACTTAGTCTTGGCTTTGGCTGTAGTCTCATTTCTGTTCATCACGTGTTTAGTGGTTATTATATCAGTGAAAATATACAGATGGAGACAGTCTCGTGTCCTCTATCAATCCAATCTCCCGGTTATTCCGTATTATCCACCGCGTTACGCAGACACTTTGGGGACAGGAACTCTACAGCACGTGTACAATTACGAGGTGTGCAGGACGACTGACTCCAGAAAGAGTGACTGTCAGTTCGCCAGACCCTGTAGTCAGAACGTACTGATAATGGACCCCAGTTCTACAGGGACGATGCAGCGGATGCAGAGTGAAAATAACATATTGGATGAACCAGACTCCCCGCTAGAGGTGAGTTAA
- the LOC120047067 gene encoding protocadherin beta-16-like — MSSRGLLRSQAAHIVRGQIRYSIPEEMKKGSLIGNVAQDLGLDLKRLRAGRARIVTGESIQYTELKTDKGILVVSERIDREQLCGDITPCSFSFEIILENPIELHPVKIMIQDQNDNAPQVLYPVQTSSSLVAEMVPRSADVGYLVTKVVAVDVDSGQNAWLSYKLHKATDRALFEVGLQNGEIRTIRQVNDKDAVKQRLTVVVEDNGQPSRSATVNVNVAVADSFPEVLSEFTNFTHDKEYNDNLTFYLVLALAVVSFLFITCLVVILSVKIYRWRQSRILYHSNLPVIPYYPPRYADTLGTGTLQHVYNYEVCRTTDSRKSDCQFDRPCSQNVLIIDPSSTGTMQRMQNEKNILDEPDSPLEVS; from the exons ATGAGCAGCAGAGGTCTGCTCCGCTCTCAGGCAGC TCATATTGTCAGAGGACAAATCCGGTATTCTATTCCGGAGGAGATGAAGAAAGGCTCTCTTATCGGTAACGTAGCTCAAGACCTGGGGTTAGATTTGAAAAGACTCCGAGCGGGCCGGGCCCGTATCGTGACCGGAGAAAGCATTCAGTACACAGAGCTGAAGACGGACAAAGGGATTCTCGTCGTGAGTGAGAGAATAGACCGAGAGCAGCTTTGTGGCGACATCACGCCGTGTAGCTTTAGCTTTGAAATTATTCTGGAAAATCCAATCGAATTACATC CTGTGAAAATAATGATCCAAGACCAAAACGACAACGCGCCTCAGGTTCTGTACCCAGTCCAGACTAGCAGCTCTCTGGTGGCTGAAATGGTACCTCGTTCAGCAGATGTGGGCTATCTTGTCACTAAAGTGGTGGCTGTTGATGTGGACTCTGGACAGAATGCTTGGCTCTCGTATAAACTGCATAAAGCGACAGACAGGGCGCTGTTTGAAGTGGGTTTGCAGAATGGCGAAATAAGAACTATACGCCAAGTCAATGATAAAGATGCTGTGAAACAAAGGCTCACTGTTGTAGTGGAGGACAACGGGCAGCCCTCTCGTTCAGCTACAGTCAATGTTAACGTGGCAGTAGCGGACAGCTTCCCTGAAGTGCTCTCGGAGTTCACTAACTTTACGCACGACAAGGAGTACAATGACAACCTGACTTTTTACTTAGTCTTGGCTTTGGCTGTAGTCTCATTTCTGTTCATTACATGTTTAGTGGTTATTCTATCAGTGAAAATATACAGATGGAGACAGTCTCGCATTCTCTATCATTCCAATCTTCCGGTTATTCCGTATTATCCACCGCGTTACGCAGACACTTTGGGGACAGGAACTCTACAGCACGTGTACAATTACGAGGTGTGCAGGACGACTGACTCCAGAAAGAGTGACTGTCAGTTCGACAGACCCTGTAGTCAGAACGTACTGATAATAGACCCCAGTTCTACAGGGACGATGCAGCGGATGCAGAACGAAAAGAACATCCTGGATGAACCAGACTCCCCGCTAGAGGTGAGTTGA
- the LOC120047063 gene encoding protocadherin gamma-A6-like yields the protein MTFEGFLQHKCLKWRLCGLRWQVLIFLLYLIHITNGQIRYSIPEEMKTGSLIGNVAQDLGLDLKRLRAGRARIVTGESIQYTELKTDKGILVVSERIDREQLCGDVTPCSFSFEMILENPIELHSITIFIQDQNDNAPQVLYPVQTSSSLVAEMVPRSADVGYLVTKVVAVDVDSGQNAWLSYKLQKATDRALFEVGLQNGEIRTIRQVNDKDAVKQRLTVVVEDNGQPSRSATVNVNVAVADSFPEVLSEFTDFTHDKEYNDNLTFYLVLALAVVSFLFITCLVVIISVKIYRWRQSRILYHSNLPVIPYYPPRYADTLGTGTLQHVYNYEVCRTTDSRKSDCQFARPCSQNVLIMDPSSTGTMQRMQNEKNILDEPDSPLEG from the exons ATGACATTTGAAGGATTCCTTCAACATAAATGCCTAAAATGGCGTTTGTGTGGACTACGGTGGCAAGTACTGATTTTTCTTCTGTATTTAATTCATATTACCAATGGCCAAATCCGGTATTCCATTCCGGAGGAGATGAAGACCGGCTCTCTTATCGGTAATGTAGCTCAAGACCTGGGTTTAGATTTGAAACGGCTCCGGGCGGGCCGGGCCCGTATCGTGACCGGAGAAAGCATTCAGTACACAGAGCTGAAGACAGACAAAGGGATTCTAGTCGTAAGTGAGAGAATAGACCGAGAGCAGCTTTGTGGCGACGTCACGCCGTGTAGCTTCAGCTTCGAAATGATTCTAGAAAATCCCATCGAGCTGCATAGTATTAC CATCTTCATCCAAGATCAGAACGACAACGCGCCTCAGGTTCTGTACCCAGTCCAGACTAGCAGCTCTCTGGTGGCTGAAATGGTGCCTCGTTCAGCAGATGTTGGCTATCTCGTCACTAAAGTGGTGGCTGTTGATGTGGACTCTGGACAGAATGCCTGGCTCTCGTACAAATTGCAGAAAGCAACAGACAGAGCGCTGTTTGAAGTGGGATTACAGAATGGAGAAATAAGAACTATACGCCAAGTCAATGATAAAGATGCTGTGAAACAAAGGCTCACTGTTGTAGTGGAGGACAACGGGCAGCCCTCTCGTTCAGCTACAGTCAATGTTAACGTGGCGGTGGCGGACAGCTTCCCTGAAGTGCTGTCGGAGTTCACTGACTTTACGCACGACAAGGAGTACAATGACAACCTTACTTTTTACTTAGTCTTGGCTTTGGCTGTAGTCTCCTTTTTGTTTATTACGTGTTTAGTGGTTATTATATCAGTGAAAATATACAGATGGAGACAGTCTCGCATCCTCTATCATTCCAATCTCCCGGTTATTCCGTATTATCCACCGCGTTACGCAGACACTTTGGGGACAGGAACTCTACAGCACGTGTACAATTACGAGGTGTGCAGGACGACTGACTCCAGAAAGAGTGACTGTCAGTTCGCCAGACCCTGTAGTCAGAACGTACTGATAATGGACCCCAGTTCTACAGGAACGATGCAGCGGATGCAGAATGAAAAGAACATCCTGGATGAACCAGACTCCCCACTAGAG GGTTAA
- the LOC120047062 gene encoding protocadherin gamma-C3-like — MAHIVSGQIRYSIPEEMKKGSLIGNVAQDLGLDLKRLRAGRARIVTGESIQYTELKTDKGILVVSERIDREQLCGDVTPCSFSVEMILENPIELHRITILVQDQNDNAPQVLYPVQTSSSLVAEMVPRSADVGYLVTKVVAVDVDSGQNAWLSYKLQKATDRALFEVGLQNGEIRTIRQVNDKDAVKQRLTVVVEDNGQPSRSATVNVNVAVADSFPEVLSEFTDFTHDKEYNDNLTFYLVLALAVVSFLFITCLVVIISVKIYRWRQSRILYHSNLPVIPYYPPRYADTLGTGTLQHVYNYEVCRTTDSRKSDCQVARPCSQNVLIMDPSSTGTMQRMQSEQNILDEPDSPLEVS, encoded by the exons ATGGC TCATATTGTCAGTGGACAAATCCGGTATTCCATTCCGGAGGAGATGAAGAAAGGCTCTCTTATCGGTAACGTAGCTCAAGACCTGGGGTTAGATTTGAAACGGCTCCGAGCGGGCCGGGCCCGTATCGTGACCGGAGAAAGCATTCAGTACACAGAGCTGAAGACAGACAAAGGGATTCTAGTCGTGAGTGAGAGAATAGACCGAGAGCAGCTTTGTGGCGACGTCACGCCGTGTAGCTTCAGCGTCGAAATGATTCTAGAAAACCCTATTGAACTGCATCGTATTAC CATATTAGTTCAAGACCAGAACGACAACGCACCTCAGGTTCTGTACCCAGTCCAGACTAGCAGCTCTCTGGTGGCTGAAATGGTGCCTCGTTCAGCAGATGTGGGCTATCTTGTGACTAAAGTGGTGGCTGTTGATGTGGACTCTGGACAGAATGCCTGGCTTTCGTACAAACTGCAGAAAGCCACAGACAGAGCGCTGTTTGAAGTGGGATTACAGAATGGAGAAATAAGAACTATACGCCAAGTCAATGACAAAGATGCTGTGAAACAAAGGCTCACTGTTGTAGTGGAGGACAATGGGCAGCCCTCTCGTTCAGCTACAGTCAATGTAAACGTGGCGGTGGCGGACAGCTTCCCTGAAGTACTGTCGGAGTTCACTGACTTTACGCACGACAAGGAGTACAATGACAATCTGACTTTTTACTTAGTCTTGGCTTTGGCTGTAGTCTCATTTCTGTTCATCACATGTTTAGTTGTTATTATATCAGTGAAAATATACAGATGGAGACAGTCTCGCATCCTCTATCATTCCAACCTCCCGGTTATTCCGTATTATCCACCGCGTTACGCAGACACTTTGGGGACAGGAACTCTACAGCACGTGTACAATTACGAGGTGTGCAGGACGACAGACTCCAGAAAGAGTGACTGTCAGGTCGCCAGACCCTGTAGTCAGAACGTACTGATAATGGACCCCAGTTCTACAGGGACGATGCAGCGGATGCAGAGTGAACAGAACATCCTGGATGAACCAGACTCCCCACTAGAAGTGAGTTAA